One genomic window of Desmospora activa DSM 45169 includes the following:
- a CDS encoding M23 family metallopeptidase: MGRPVVMVAAGLLLILLLVAVAHSVAPEVSGKSALVQDKTGQTIKPEKESLLVRKVEGRSYFHLQELKRLGIQIDVDEEMGTVTLNEGALTLHLVREAPVLSRNHRYLPVDATPLWEGENEIWIPVEVVEVGFDRSVKVDSVKGVATVGPPAAEASAFSDHSPDSPEEISVAQMIEYLSFLSSPIEGAQVSSQPSHLPGAPRTYRGGTHEGLDYYTAASGMVIDTDTAVIAAADGIIVRVDHDYVEMSEKQRNRLLEIAARHQGQTPAHIFDKMRGRTVWIQHKNGVLTRYAHLDRVSPNLQLGDEVKRGDRVGYVGNSGTRDGVKGNDRGLHLHFDILIDDRWIWEPYTPAERRQILEGVFN; encoded by the coding sequence ATGGGAAGACCAGTGGTCATGGTGGCTGCCGGCTTGTTGCTGATATTGCTGCTTGTGGCTGTCGCTCATTCGGTAGCACCGGAGGTTTCCGGAAAATCCGCTTTGGTTCAGGATAAAACTGGGCAAACGATAAAACCGGAAAAAGAGTCCCTGCTGGTTCGAAAGGTTGAGGGACGATCTTATTTTCATTTGCAGGAGTTAAAACGATTAGGGATTCAAATAGATGTGGATGAAGAAATGGGAACCGTAACCTTAAACGAGGGTGCGTTAACCCTGCACCTGGTGCGGGAGGCGCCGGTTCTTAGTCGCAACCACCGCTATCTACCTGTTGACGCTACCCCTTTGTGGGAAGGGGAGAATGAGATCTGGATTCCGGTGGAAGTGGTGGAGGTTGGATTTGATCGATCGGTGAAAGTGGATAGTGTGAAAGGTGTGGCGACGGTGGGGCCTCCAGCGGCGGAGGCGTCTGCATTTTCCGATCATTCCCCTGATTCCCCTGAAGAGATAAGCGTCGCCCAAATGATTGAGTATTTATCATTTTTATCCAGTCCAATCGAGGGTGCACAGGTGAGCAGTCAACCCTCCCACCTCCCAGGGGCGCCTCGCACTTATCGCGGCGGTACGCATGAAGGGTTGGACTATTATACGGCTGCTTCGGGGATGGTGATTGATACCGATACCGCCGTCATCGCTGCAGCAGATGGCATCATTGTCCGGGTGGATCATGATTATGTGGAAATGTCGGAAAAGCAACGAAACCGCTTGTTGGAGATTGCCGCTCGTCATCAGGGACAAACGCCTGCCCATATCTTTGACAAGATGCGAGGACGAACCGTTTGGATTCAACATAAAAACGGTGTGCTTACTCGTTATGCCCATTTGGACCGTGTCTCTCCCAACCTTCAGTTGGGGGATGAAGTAAAACGTGGCGATCGAGTGGGATATGTGGGGAATTCCGGTACGCGTGACGGGGTAAAAGGGAATGATCGGGGGTTGCACCTTCATTTTGATATCTTGATCGATGATCGTTGGATCTGGGAGCCGTATACACCGGCGGAGAGGCGTCAGATACTGGAAGGCGTCTTCAATTGA
- a CDS encoding phosphatidylglycerophosphatase A family protein, with protein sequence MKRRVHSKEVKQAAVDRLRQRGVTIEGIAEIVFRMQSPYSQELTIEDCVESVIAVLEKREMQHAILVGVELDLLAEKNQLSEPLQSLVQSDEGLFGCDETLALGSVFGYGSIAVTTFGYLDKHKIGLIKKLDTKKDGPVHTFLDDLVASIAAAASSRLAHRIRDREEAEETQAKKETSA encoded by the coding sequence ATGAAGCGGCGAGTGCATAGCAAAGAAGTGAAACAAGCAGCTGTTGATCGTCTCCGCCAGCGCGGAGTCACAATAGAAGGGATCGCGGAGATTGTATTTCGCATGCAGTCCCCCTATAGCCAGGAATTGACGATAGAAGATTGCGTAGAGAGCGTGATTGCCGTTTTGGAAAAGCGGGAGATGCAACATGCCATACTGGTTGGGGTGGAGCTAGATCTATTGGCTGAAAAAAATCAGCTGTCTGAACCGCTACAGTCACTCGTTCAATCCGATGAAGGGTTGTTTGGATGCGATGAGACCCTGGCTTTGGGATCGGTATTCGGGTATGGAAGTATTGCGGTCACCACATTCGGCTACCTCGATAAGCATAAAATCGGATTAATTAAGAAATTGGATACCAAAAAAGACGGACCCGTCCATACTTTTTTGGATGACCTGGTAGCCAGTATTGCAGCTGCAGCCTCAAGCCGGCTGGCCCATCGCATCCGCGATCGGGAAGAAGCGGAAGAAACGCAAGCAAAGAAGGAGACATCGGCGTAA
- a CDS encoding 2'-5' RNA ligase family protein, with protein MKYGITFFPEKKVQDLINSYRKRYDPHYAWIPPHITLKEAFDLQDDELPQAIEHLERVSQEVAPFPITLTKVSSFYPTNNVIYIALEQEDSIRRLHEKINSGMLHHESAYKFIPHITLGQKMLEDELHDVYGSLRMRRFELESNIDRFHLLYQLDNNTWSIYQTFLLRGN; from the coding sequence ATGAAATACGGAATCACTTTTTTTCCTGAAAAAAAAGTACAGGATTTGATCAACTCTTATCGAAAGCGCTATGATCCTCACTATGCCTGGATTCCACCCCATATTACCTTAAAGGAAGCGTTTGATTTGCAGGATGACGAACTGCCCCAGGCAATTGAACATTTAGAACGGGTATCTCAAGAAGTAGCACCTTTTCCGATTACACTAACAAAAGTGAGTAGCTTTTACCCCACCAATAATGTGATCTATATCGCCTTGGAGCAAGAAGACTCCATCCGTCGATTGCACGAGAAAATCAATTCCGGCATGTTACATCATGAGAGTGCTTACAAATTTATTCCCCATATTACCCTTGGACAAAAGATGTTGGAGGATGAATTGCATGATGTATATGGAAGTTTGCGTATGAGGCGATTTGAGTTGGAATCCAACATCGACCGCTTCCATCTGCTATATCAATTGGACAATAATACCTGGAGCATTTACCAAACATTTTTGCTACGGGGCAACTAA
- a CDS encoding GNAT family N-acetyltransferase — translation MKTTVQIVTNPFQKEQAMAIRFQVFVEEQQVPSSLEIDEWDNHSDVVHLLALQGEEAVGTARVRFPSVTTAKLERLATLPNYRGQGIGQLLMKQAEAVAIERGKKEMVLNAQVQALPFYHRLNYRDYGEPFDDAGIPHKTMTKSL, via the coding sequence ATGAAAACAACCGTGCAAATCGTAACCAACCCCTTTCAAAAAGAGCAGGCGATGGCAATCCGGTTTCAAGTATTTGTAGAAGAACAACAAGTCCCCTCGTCGCTAGAAATCGACGAATGGGACAATCATTCCGATGTTGTTCACCTATTGGCGCTTCAGGGAGAGGAAGCTGTTGGAACTGCACGCGTTCGTTTTCCGTCAGTGACAACAGCCAAACTGGAGCGGCTGGCTACCCTTCCCAACTACCGCGGCCAAGGAATCGGACAACTGCTGATGAAGCAAGCGGAAGCGGTAGCAATCGAACGGGGAAAAAAAGAGATGGTACTGAACGCCCAAGTTCAGGCTCTCCCTTTTTATCACCGCTTGAACTACCGTGACTATGGAGAGCCCTTTGACGATGCTGGCATTCCCCACAAAACGATGACAAAATCCCTTTGA
- a CDS encoding PHP domain-containing protein codes for MEHWDLHVHTTASDGMQSPEDVVRLAREIGLAGIAITDHDTVEGVKRGQKEGERLGVKVIAGVEISTLADGRDIHVLGYGMEIEDRHFLARLQQQRESRKQRNTQIIQRLHKLGIDIRMEEVAAKKRDRSPDANIGRPHIAEVLVEKGVAGSMDEAFSRWVGEDGAAYVAISRITPEEAIQLIQQAGGVPVLAHPGSYKNDGLVDRLAKRGLVGIEVRHPDHNEQMERRYRQLASNHGLIPTAGSDFHGERQGSMYHAPLGTCYVDETIVKKIQTWKKG; via the coding sequence ATGGAACATTGGGACCTGCATGTACATACCACGGCTTCCGATGGAATGCAATCGCCTGAAGACGTTGTCCGGCTCGCTCGTGAAATAGGGTTAGCGGGGATTGCGATCACCGATCATGATACAGTTGAAGGGGTAAAACGGGGGCAAAAAGAGGGGGAACGCCTTGGGGTAAAAGTAATCGCCGGAGTGGAAATAAGCACATTGGCTGACGGGCGCGATATTCACGTTTTGGGTTATGGGATGGAGATAGAGGATCGTCATTTTTTGGCCCGCTTGCAACAGCAGCGGGAGTCGCGAAAGCAGCGGAATACACAGATTATCCAACGCTTGCATAAACTTGGAATCGACATTCGCATGGAGGAGGTAGCGGCGAAAAAGCGGGATCGTTCCCCTGATGCAAATATTGGTCGGCCGCACATTGCGGAGGTATTAGTGGAAAAAGGTGTGGCGGGCAGCATGGACGAGGCGTTTAGCCGCTGGGTCGGAGAGGACGGCGCTGCTTATGTCGCTATCTCCCGCATTACACCGGAAGAAGCGATTCAGCTAATTCAACAAGCAGGTGGTGTACCGGTATTGGCCCATCCGGGATCGTATAAAAACGATGGCTTGGTGGATCGTTTAGCAAAGAGGGGACTAGTCGGAATTGAAGTTCGTCATCCGGATCATAATGAACAGATGGAACGGCGTTATCGCCAGCTAGCCAGCAACCACGGCTTGATTCCCACAGCGGGTTCCGATTTTCACGGGGAGAGACAGGGCTCGATGTATCATGCTCCTTTAGGCACTTGTTACGTTGATGAAACTATCGTAAAAAAAATACAAACATGGAAAAAGGGTTAA
- a CDS encoding sodium-dependent transporter, producing the protein MASTSKSSREQWSNKMGFILAAIGSAVGLGSIWRFPFVAGVNGGGAFVLIYLLSILLLGLPVLLSEIVMGRSAQKNPIGAYRHHAPNTPWFLSGYIGIVATIIILAFYSTIGGWTLAYTLEAVTGAFGSITIDQAEVRFGSFINNAWSPILWQAAFIGFTILICLSGIQKGIERTNKFLMPLLGIMLIILVVRAVTLPGAMEGVRFILFPDWSAVTWTTFFEALGMAFFSLSVGAGTMITYGSYLSRQENIPSAVGNVVVFSTLVSLAAGLAIFPAVFSLGYTPDAGPALVFITLPAVFAHLPVGSLFAILFFALLSFAALTSAISLLEVPLRYLQDEHGFSRQIIWLVGGGIFLLGIPATLSFSSLADISVIGQLPIFDSMDFVASNVLLPLSGLFVILFVGWKWGVSKMLAEAEGVDGKGIPARSFWPIVIRWVTPLLIIAVFLFQIFTSL; encoded by the coding sequence GTGGCTTCAACATCGAAATCATCCCGTGAACAATGGTCAAACAAAATGGGGTTTATTTTAGCAGCGATCGGTTCCGCCGTCGGTTTGGGTAGTATCTGGCGCTTTCCATTTGTGGCAGGAGTGAATGGGGGAGGGGCATTTGTCCTTATCTATCTGTTGTCCATATTGCTGTTGGGATTGCCGGTATTATTAAGCGAAATTGTAATGGGCCGTTCGGCACAAAAAAACCCGATCGGTGCCTACCGGCATCATGCACCCAACACCCCCTGGTTTTTAAGCGGATATATCGGTATCGTTGCTACCATCATTATTTTGGCTTTTTACAGTACCATCGGAGGATGGACATTGGCCTATACGCTAGAGGCGGTGACGGGTGCTTTTGGTTCCATCACCATTGATCAGGCGGAAGTCCGCTTCGGTTCATTCATCAACAACGCTTGGTCTCCAATTTTATGGCAGGCTGCTTTTATCGGTTTTACCATTCTTATCTGTCTGTCTGGAATACAAAAGGGGATTGAACGTACCAACAAATTTCTAATGCCGTTGTTAGGTATAATGCTGATCATTCTCGTCGTTCGTGCCGTTACATTGCCCGGTGCAATGGAAGGGGTTCGGTTTATTCTGTTTCCCGATTGGTCAGCTGTCACCTGGACCACATTCTTTGAAGCGCTGGGTATGGCCTTCTTCTCCCTGAGTGTTGGTGCAGGCACCATGATCACTTATGGTAGCTACCTCTCCCGCCAGGAAAATATCCCAAGTGCCGTCGGCAACGTTGTCGTCTTTTCCACACTCGTCTCCCTCGCTGCCGGTTTGGCTATTTTCCCAGCCGTCTTTTCCTTAGGATATACACCCGATGCGGGACCGGCTTTGGTCTTTATCACTTTACCGGCGGTATTTGCTCATCTGCCTGTTGGCAGCCTCTTTGCCATACTCTTCTTCGCCTTATTAAGCTTTGCCGCTTTAACATCCGCGATTTCCTTGTTGGAGGTACCCCTTCGTTATCTACAAGATGAACATGGTTTTTCTCGACAGATTATCTGGTTGGTTGGAGGAGGTATCTTTCTGCTGGGGATTCCTGCCACCCTTTCCTTTAGTTCATTGGCGGATATCTCGGTGATTGGGCAACTGCCCATCTTTGATTCGATGGACTTCGTCGCCTCCAACGTCCTGCTCCCCTTAAGCGGATTGTTTGTCATACTGTTTGTCGGTTGGAAGTGGGGCGTTAGCAAAATGCTTGCAGAGGCAGAAGGCGTTGATGGCAAAGGAATACCAGCGCGCTCCTTTTGGCCCATCGTCATTCGTTGGGTGACACCACTCTTGATAATCGCGGTATTTTTGTTTCAAATATTCACCAGCCTCTAA
- a CDS encoding YecA family protein, translated as MAGRNDPCPCGSGKKYKKCCERVVAIRSAQQVREERDSKIKSQLFQHLIQWFRKQSSGEIEQYWSERFKESLNLPSDQPIPPHFTFAYQFWLMLDAPCLDSLRPVEVWREKGSFSPDTRLWVDELCNIHLDCYKVEEEIRETVVLCSLSNGERYTVPQTKGISPGMFLVTRLSRLGSRHELFGPYTFFGVEMRGEIEVYIKNRSNEGELNREFWQNNGLQILGWMVQRANEIDQLEKITASRQANQELASTMEHPSAIPAEEKKNSLPRVPVLSSEQAGLPDVVEQQLAQFQSRYVSQFQLKTQELYRESLALFREYIAAHFGKSFTWSQLKEEVFLHFLGVWYVDQGVGGPIRAKIFLNTIKHFIRWVRDEAIGDVYPAFSRVYSELIHHLPQSFEARKWLQENGVAEEPEEPNLAAKGTYILAISAAGASLDTGETWIPVQLNTRSWPPAWMENRFWVRGTIYLKREESVMTDIESVYPFFQSKAVEIVS; from the coding sequence ATGGCTGGTCGCAATGATCCCTGTCCTTGCGGGAGCGGAAAAAAATACAAAAAATGCTGTGAGCGGGTCGTTGCCATTCGATCTGCTCAACAGGTGCGTGAAGAAAGGGACTCCAAGATCAAATCCCAATTGTTCCAACATTTGATTCAATGGTTTAGAAAACAGAGCTCTGGGGAAATCGAACAATACTGGTCTGAAAGGTTTAAAGAAAGTTTAAACTTGCCATCGGATCAACCCATTCCACCGCATTTTACATTTGCCTACCAATTTTGGTTGATGTTGGACGCTCCGTGCCTCGACAGCCTTCGCCCGGTGGAGGTCTGGAGAGAAAAGGGAAGCTTTTCACCGGACACACGTTTGTGGGTGGACGAACTGTGTAACATTCATTTAGACTGCTATAAAGTGGAGGAAGAGATAAGGGAGACAGTTGTACTGTGTTCCTTGTCGAACGGGGAGCGTTATACCGTTCCCCAGACAAAAGGGATTTCCCCCGGTATGTTCCTTGTCACTCGCCTCTCCCGTTTGGGTAGCCGTCATGAGTTGTTTGGCCCGTATACTTTTTTTGGGGTCGAGATGAGGGGGGAGATTGAAGTGTATATAAAAAACAGATCCAATGAAGGGGAGTTAAACCGGGAGTTCTGGCAAAATAACGGTTTACAGATTCTCGGATGGATGGTGCAACGAGCGAATGAGATCGATCAACTGGAGAAGATAACCGCATCAAGACAGGCGAATCAGGAACTGGCATCAACCATGGAGCATCCATCGGCGATACCTGCCGAGGAGAAAAAGAATTCCCTTCCACGGGTTCCGGTTTTATCCTCTGAACAAGCGGGATTGCCGGATGTGGTGGAACAGCAATTGGCACAATTTCAGAGCCGGTATGTAAGTCAATTTCAACTGAAAACACAGGAATTGTACCGTGAATCCCTTGCGTTGTTTCGTGAGTATATCGCGGCTCACTTTGGAAAATCCTTTACCTGGTCGCAATTGAAAGAAGAAGTTTTTTTGCATTTTTTAGGTGTATGGTATGTGGATCAAGGAGTAGGTGGTCCCATTCGAGCGAAGATTTTTCTCAACACGATCAAACACTTCATTCGCTGGGTGCGAGATGAAGCGATCGGGGACGTCTATCCCGCCTTTTCCCGTGTGTACTCGGAATTAATTCATCATCTCCCGCAAAGCTTTGAAGCTCGCAAATGGCTGCAGGAGAACGGAGTGGCAGAAGAGCCGGAAGAACCCAATCTGGCGGCAAAAGGGACGTATATATTGGCGATCTCCGCTGCTGGTGCCAGCCTAGATACCGGGGAAACATGGATTCCAGTCCAACTGAATACACGCAGTTGGCCACCGGCTTGGATGGAAAATCGTTTTTGGGTGCGCGGAACCATTTATTTGAAACGGGAAGAAAGCGTGATGACGGATATTGAATCGGTATATCCTTTTTTTCAATCTAAAGCGGTTGAGATCGTTTCATGA
- a CDS encoding 3D domain-containing protein, whose translation MKKTLIIVLGVLSVLLLSGTAVTYAMMQKEVTISFSDTDETVTVTVMKGTLIDALEKEGFDKKELEQQYKPEISWNTPIQKDTNVHLTCMCEVTLKMGAEDGKSVKTTQPTVKEFLEEQKVKLSKNDQVNAALDQKITNDLTIVVEQIEKRVQKKVEKTDFQVKEEKDPDLPEGEKKVTQEGKAGQEIYQVTALYKNGKAMVTDKKLVEKVDPVHQIVKVGSGKKEEEEEETADDKDDTELASSGGSRIAGLKYSKSMNGQATGYTHTGNPTATGNMPKRGTVAVDPSVIPLGTKLYIPGYGQGVAQDTGGAVRGNIIDLFFETREEAIQWGRRNVTIYILE comes from the coding sequence ATGAAGAAAACCTTAATCATCGTGTTGGGGGTTTTAAGCGTCCTTCTTTTGTCAGGCACAGCGGTCACATATGCGATGATGCAGAAAGAAGTAACCATTTCGTTTAGCGATACAGATGAAACCGTAACAGTGACTGTTATGAAGGGTACATTGATTGACGCTCTAGAGAAGGAAGGATTTGACAAGAAAGAGTTAGAGCAACAATATAAACCGGAGATATCCTGGAATACCCCCATACAAAAAGACACCAACGTACATCTAACCTGCATGTGTGAGGTTACCTTAAAGATGGGAGCCGAAGACGGCAAATCGGTGAAAACGACACAACCGACCGTTAAAGAATTCTTGGAAGAACAAAAGGTGAAATTGAGCAAAAACGATCAGGTAAATGCCGCTTTGGATCAGAAGATTACCAATGATTTAACCATTGTGGTGGAACAGATCGAAAAACGGGTACAGAAAAAAGTGGAAAAAACGGATTTTCAAGTGAAGGAAGAAAAAGATCCCGATCTTCCGGAAGGTGAGAAAAAAGTAACCCAAGAAGGAAAAGCGGGACAAGAAATTTATCAGGTGACTGCGCTCTACAAAAATGGTAAAGCGATGGTAACCGATAAGAAATTGGTTGAAAAAGTGGATCCGGTTCATCAAATCGTCAAGGTAGGTTCCGGCAAAAAAGAAGAAGAAGAAGAAGAGACTGCCGACGACAAGGATGATACGGAATTAGCTTCGTCTGGCGGTTCACGCATCGCCGGATTGAAATACTCCAAATCGATGAATGGTCAAGCGACAGGGTATACCCATACGGGAAATCCGACGGCGACCGGTAATATGCCCAAACGGGGTACCGTTGCCGTGGATCCGAGTGTGATTCCATTAGGAACGAAACTCTATATACCCGGTTACGGTCAAGGAGTCGCGCAGGATACCGGTGGAGCCGTGAGAGGAAATATTATCGATCTCTTCTTCGAGACGAGAGAAGAGGCGATTCAATGGGGACGTCGCAATGTGACCATCTATATATTGGAATAA
- a CDS encoding VanW family protein yields the protein MKGIITGLSILLCICGCTTQTPPPQSLGEPPLPQQMGQQPTSNLILTDGERRWELNLADVGFDGVDPTTLDRAAFFEWLASNVESQVNRPPVSARFENRKPIPHRDGRQVDRHELEGWLDHIHEHVNQVSEVPIQVWKPMITTKTLLRIKEKRLGTYSTRYNPGNVNRTHNIHLSTKAMDHVVLPEGEIFSFNQIVGMRTPNRGYRPAPVIVRGEYTEGIGGGICQTSSTLFNSVERAGLRVIQRVSHTKNVTYVPPGRDATVSWGGPDFSFQNQLNQPILVAARANQGWLTVDIYGSGDTHNHPRSTPEPPKDEPKVEKVPPKTKQPLDKSAEEYRNPPLQKKEWEQDITE from the coding sequence ATGAAAGGAATCATCACAGGATTATCGATCCTTCTGTGTATCTGTGGCTGTACAACACAGACTCCACCCCCACAAAGCCTTGGGGAGCCCCCTTTACCACAACAGATGGGACAGCAGCCGACCTCCAATTTAATCCTAACGGATGGAGAGAGACGCTGGGAGCTCAATTTAGCAGATGTAGGCTTTGATGGAGTGGATCCGACCACGTTGGATCGTGCCGCTTTTTTTGAGTGGTTGGCCAGTAATGTGGAATCACAGGTGAATCGCCCCCCGGTTTCAGCCCGGTTTGAAAACCGAAAGCCGATCCCTCACCGGGACGGTCGCCAAGTTGATCGGCACGAATTGGAGGGGTGGTTGGATCATATTCACGAACACGTCAACCAAGTATCGGAAGTCCCGATCCAAGTCTGGAAGCCGATGATCACCACCAAAACACTGCTTCGTATCAAAGAAAAACGGCTAGGGACTTATAGCACTCGCTATAACCCTGGGAACGTCAACCGCACGCACAACATTCATTTATCGACCAAGGCGATGGATCATGTTGTGCTACCTGAAGGTGAGATTTTCTCATTTAATCAAATCGTAGGGATGCGTACACCCAACCGAGGGTATAGACCGGCACCGGTTATTGTTCGCGGTGAGTATACAGAAGGAATTGGCGGAGGGATTTGCCAAACCTCATCCACTTTGTTCAACAGTGTAGAGCGAGCGGGTTTGCGGGTTATTCAGCGAGTCAGTCATACAAAGAATGTTACCTATGTCCCTCCGGGCCGCGATGCGACAGTCTCTTGGGGAGGACCCGATTTCAGCTTCCAAAATCAACTCAATCAACCGATCTTGGTTGCTGCCCGCGCCAATCAGGGGTGGTTGACAGTGGATATCTACGGATCGGGAGATACTCACAATCATCCACGATCCACACCCGAACCGCCAAAGGATGAACCGAAAGTGGAAAAAGTTCCACCGAAAACAAAGCAGCCGTTGGATAAAAGCGCGGAAGAATATCGTAATCCGCCTTTACAGAAGAAAGAGTGGGAGCAGGATATAACTGAATGA